In the Maribacter sp. MJ134 genome, one interval contains:
- a CDS encoding RNA polymerase sigma factor produces the protein MKIIPLYKNEKQLIKKAIAGHKDAQQRLYAKHAPKMLGVCRQYIKDIHFAEDVMVRGFLKMFLKLDTFKFQGSFEGWVRRIMIRESISYLRKQQFVVYDDEVYEQNQTQEVSQSMDLDTEHIQQLIDGLPQGYKMVFVLYTIEGYKHQEIAEMLDISESTSKSQLFKARKILQEKLQQQNIIGYGNR, from the coding sequence TTGAAAATTATACCACTATATAAAAACGAGAAACAGCTCATTAAAAAGGCGATTGCTGGTCATAAAGATGCGCAACAGCGATTGTATGCCAAACATGCGCCTAAAATGCTAGGAGTATGTAGGCAGTATATCAAGGATATTCATTTTGCGGAAGATGTAATGGTTCGGGGCTTTTTAAAGATGTTCCTTAAACTGGATACGTTTAAGTTTCAGGGTAGTTTTGAAGGATGGGTAAGGAGAATAATGATACGCGAGAGTATTTCGTATTTGAGAAAGCAACAGTTCGTAGTATACGATGATGAGGTTTATGAACAAAATCAGACCCAAGAAGTATCGCAAAGCATGGATTTGGATACGGAGCATATTCAGCAATTAATCGATGGTTTGCCGCAAGGTTATAAAATGGTGTTTGTGCTGTACACTATTGAAGGGTATAAACATCAAGAAATTGCGGAGATGCTAGATATAAGTGAGAGTACCTCAAAATCACAATTGTTCAAGGCACGTAAGATATTACAGGAAAAATTACAACAACAAAATATCATAGGTTATGGAAACCGATAA
- the nadE gene encoding NAD(+) synthase — MQTEKVIDHIVTWLKDYATNAKQKGFVIGVSGGIDSAVTSTLCAKTGLDLLCLEMPIHQAPNQSDRASRHIAWLQENFPNVKRQPVNLTPVFDSLVAAFPKVENEEERFMSLANTRARLRMTSLYYFAALNRYLVAGTGNKVEDFGVGFYTKYGDGGVDLSPIADLLKTEVYAIAKVLGVNEEIIKAAPTDGLWGDDRTDEDQIGASYPELEWAMKMKDEGRTIEEFTGRDKEVFKIFSRFNSMNQHKMLPIPVCVIPEMLK; from the coding sequence ATGCAAACTGAAAAAGTGATAGACCACATCGTTACTTGGTTAAAAGATTATGCGACCAATGCAAAACAGAAAGGTTTTGTAATAGGAGTTTCTGGCGGTATAGACTCCGCAGTGACCTCTACCCTATGTGCCAAAACGGGCTTAGATTTGCTTTGTCTTGAAATGCCCATTCACCAAGCACCCAATCAGTCGGACAGGGCATCTAGACATATTGCCTGGCTACAGGAAAATTTCCCAAACGTAAAACGCCAGCCGGTAAACCTGACCCCTGTTTTTGACAGCCTGGTAGCTGCGTTCCCAAAGGTCGAAAACGAAGAAGAACGTTTTATGTCACTCGCCAATACCCGTGCGCGTCTGCGGATGACCAGTTTGTATTACTTTGCTGCATTGAACCGATACCTGGTGGCAGGAACAGGAAACAAAGTTGAGGATTTTGGCGTAGGGTTCTATACCAAATATGGTGATGGTGGGGTTGATTTAAGTCCGATAGCGGATTTACTAAAGACCGAGGTTTATGCTATAGCAAAAGTCCTTGGCGTTAACGAGGAGATTATTAAAGCGGCTCCTACGGATGGTCTTTGGGGAGATGACAGAACCGATGAGGACCAAATTGGGGCATCGTACCCAGAGTTGGAATGGGCCATGAAAATGAAGGATGAAGGCCGAACAATTGAGGAATTCACAGGCAGGGATAAGGAAGTCTTCAAGATTTTCAGTAGATTCAACTCGATGAACCAACACAAAATGCTGCCGATTCCCGTTTGCGTTATACCCGAAATGTTAAAATAA
- the queA gene encoding tRNA preQ1(34) S-adenosylmethionine ribosyltransferase-isomerase QueA: MKLSHFNFELPKELLAEHPSENRDESRLMVIHRETGKIEHKMFKDMIDYFDEGDVMVLNNTKVFPARLYGNKEKTGARIEVFLLRELNEEQRLWDVLVDPARKIRIGNKLYFGDDETLVAEVIDNTTSRGRTLRFLYDGAYLDFRRKLRELGETPLPKYIKREVEPEDEQRYQTIYAKHEGAVAAPTAGLHFSKHLLKRLEIKGVDFAELTLHVGLGTFNPVEVEDLSKHKMDSEELFIDEKATEIVNNAKKNKRQVCAIGTTAMRGLESAVSSNNTLNTYEGWTNKFVFPPYEFSIATSMITNFHLPKSTLLMMVSAFMGHDLMKKSYKEAILESYKFYSYGDAMLIL; encoded by the coding sequence ATTATCACACTTCAATTTTGAACTTCCAAAGGAATTATTGGCAGAACATCCTTCAGAAAACAGGGACGAGTCCAGATTAATGGTCATACATAGGGAAACCGGAAAGATAGAGCACAAGATGTTCAAGGACATGATCGATTACTTTGATGAAGGTGATGTTATGGTATTGAACAACACCAAGGTCTTCCCGGCCAGACTTTATGGAAACAAGGAGAAGACAGGTGCCCGTATTGAAGTTTTTCTTCTACGCGAGTTAAACGAAGAGCAACGCTTATGGGACGTTTTGGTAGACCCTGCACGTAAGATTCGTATTGGTAACAAGTTATACTTTGGAGATGATGAGACACTAGTGGCGGAAGTCATTGACAACACCACTTCTAGAGGGCGTACATTACGATTTTTATACGATGGCGCTTATTTAGATTTCAGACGAAAATTAAGGGAACTGGGAGAAACACCGCTTCCAAAGTATATAAAGAGAGAAGTTGAGCCAGAAGATGAACAGCGGTACCAAACCATATATGCAAAGCATGAGGGGGCGGTAGCTGCACCAACGGCTGGACTTCATTTTTCCAAACATCTTTTAAAACGTTTAGAAATAAAAGGTGTGGATTTTGCGGAATTAACCTTGCATGTTGGTCTGGGCACCTTTAATCCGGTGGAAGTAGAAGACCTTTCCAAGCACAAGATGGATAGTGAAGAACTGTTCATTGACGAGAAAGCTACGGAAATCGTAAATAATGCGAAGAAAAATAAAAGACAGGTCTGTGCTATTGGTACTACGGCCATGAGAGGTTTAGAAAGTGCAGTTTCCTCCAATAATACGTTGAATACTTATGAGGGATGGACCAATAAATTTGTTTTCCCTCCATATGAATTTAGTATTGCAACGAGCATGATAACCAATTTTCATTTGCCGAAATCTACCTTATTGATGATGGTATCTGCCTTCATGGGTCATGATTTAATGAAAAAATCCTACAAAGAGGCAATCTTGGAAAGCTATAAGTTTTATTCTTATGGTGATGCCATGTTGATTTTATAA
- the rlmN gene encoding 23S rRNA (adenine(2503)-C(2))-methyltransferase RlmN, with product MQAKRKDIRALTRDQLRDFFVKNGDKAFRGNQVYEWLWQKAAHSFEGMTNLSKDTREMLEANFVINHIKVDQMQRSSDGTIKNAVRLHDDLVVESVLIPTKTRTTACVSSQVGCSLDCLFCATSRLKRMRNLNPDEIYDQVVAIDNESRLYFDRPLSNIVFMGMGEPLMNYNNVLKAIDKITSPEGLGMSPKRITVSTSGVPKLIRKMADDGVKFKLAVSLHSAIDEIRTSIMPFNATFTLSDLRAALVYWYEKTKSRITYEYVVWEGINDKRKDIDALIDFCRFAPSKVNLIEYNPIDDGVFQQASNKAIDLYVDLLEKNGIVVTVRRSRGKDIDAACGQLANKS from the coding sequence GTGCAGGCAAAAAGAAAGGACATACGAGCGTTAACCAGAGACCAGTTAAGGGACTTTTTCGTTAAAAACGGCGATAAGGCCTTTAGGGGCAACCAGGTGTACGAATGGTTATGGCAAAAAGCCGCCCATTCTTTTGAGGGTATGACCAACCTATCGAAGGATACTCGCGAAATGCTAGAGGCCAACTTTGTGATCAATCATATTAAGGTGGACCAGATGCAGCGCAGTTCCGACGGCACCATTAAAAACGCGGTACGTCTACACGATGATTTGGTAGTAGAATCTGTCCTGATACCTACAAAGACCAGAACCACGGCCTGTGTATCCAGTCAAGTGGGGTGTAGTTTAGATTGTTTATTTTGTGCCACATCCCGATTAAAGCGAATGCGAAATTTAAATCCTGATGAAATTTACGATCAGGTAGTGGCCATTGATAACGAGAGTCGCCTCTATTTTGATAGGCCCTTGAGTAATATCGTATTCATGGGTATGGGCGAGCCGTTGATGAACTATAACAACGTACTAAAGGCAATTGACAAGATAACCTCCCCTGAAGGTTTAGGGATGTCTCCCAAAAGAATAACCGTTTCTACATCAGGTGTGCCAAAGCTTATTAGAAAAATGGCAGATGATGGTGTAAAGTTCAAATTAGCGGTATCACTACATTCGGCAATAGATGAGATTAGAACGTCCATCATGCCGTTCAACGCAACGTTTACGCTTAGCGATTTACGAGCGGCATTGGTCTACTGGTATGAAAAAACCAAAAGCCGTATTACCTATGAGTACGTAGTTTGGGAGGGAATTAATGACAAGCGAAAGGATATAGATGCCCTAATAGATTTTTGCAGGTTTGCGCCGTCTAAAGTAAATCTAATAGAGTATAATCCCATCGATGATGGGGTGTTTCAACAAGCTTCCAACAAAGCGATAGACCTGTACGTGGACTTGCTCGAAAAAAATGGAATCGTAGTAACCGTCCGGCGTTCTAGAGGTAAGGATATAGACGCCGCTTGTGGTCAATTGGCAAATAAATCATAA
- a CDS encoding polyprenyl synthetase family protein: MKIVEQIKEPVRKEMDLFESKFRDAMSSKVALLNRITHYIVNRKGKQMRPMFVFLTAKLLHNGKINERTYRGASVIELIHTATLVHDDVVDESNKRRGFFSINALWKNKIAVLVGDYLLSKGLLLSIDHGDFDLLRIISVAVREMSEGELLQIEKARRLDITEDVYYDIIRQKTATLIAACCSLGACSVKPESEDVEVFRKFGELCGMAFQIKDDLFDYGNERIGKPTGIDIKEQKMTLPLIYALNHCSKKEKSWVINSIKNHNKNKKRVKEVISFVKEKGGLEYAVEKMLAFKDEALELLKAYPESEYRSALELMVNYVVDREK, translated from the coding sequence TTGAAAATAGTAGAACAAATAAAAGAACCGGTACGCAAGGAAATGGATCTGTTTGAATCCAAATTCCGAGACGCGATGAGTTCTAAAGTTGCCCTGCTCAATAGGATTACCCACTACATTGTAAACCGGAAAGGAAAACAGATGCGACCCATGTTCGTTTTTCTAACTGCAAAACTTCTTCACAACGGTAAAATCAACGAACGGACTTACAGGGGTGCTTCGGTCATAGAGCTAATACATACCGCCACATTAGTACACGACGATGTAGTGGATGAGAGTAATAAACGCCGTGGTTTTTTCTCCATTAATGCCCTTTGGAAAAATAAAATTGCTGTTTTGGTCGGGGATTACTTGTTGTCCAAAGGACTTTTGCTTTCCATTGATCATGGTGATTTTGACCTGCTTCGCATTATTTCAGTAGCCGTAAGGGAAATGAGCGAGGGCGAACTTTTACAAATCGAAAAGGCAAGGAGATTAGATATCACGGAAGATGTTTATTACGATATTATCCGGCAAAAAACAGCGACATTAATTGCAGCTTGCTGTAGTCTGGGAGCGTGTTCTGTTAAGCCGGAAAGCGAGGATGTAGAAGTATTTCGAAAATTTGGAGAACTATGTGGGATGGCGTTTCAAATAAAGGACGACCTTTTTGATTATGGAAATGAGCGTATCGGTAAACCAACTGGTATTGACATCAAAGAGCAGAAAATGACGCTTCCGTTAATTTATGCGTTGAACCACTGCTCTAAAAAGGAAAAAAGCTGGGTCATCAATTCTATAAAAAACCATAACAAGAATAAAAAACGGGTAAAAGAGGTCATTTCATTTGTAAAGGAAAAAGGTGGTTTGGAGTATGCCGTAGAAAAAATGTTGGCCTTTAAGGACGAGGCACTTGAACTTTTAAAGGCCTATCCAGAATCAGAATATAGAAGTGCTCTAGAGCTCATGGTAAACTACGTTGTGGATCGCGAGAAGTAG
- the dnaG gene encoding DNA primase has protein sequence MIAKTTVDQVYETARLEEVIGDFVQLKKSGSNFKGLSPFSDERTPSFMVSPVKQIWKDFSSGKGGNVVAFLMEHEHFTYPEAIKYLAKKYNIEIEETEQSDEQKEQANERESMYLVSEFAQQHFKQMLWDTELGKAIGLSYFKERGFTEETIRKFELGYCLDQWDGFTTAALDKGYQLDYLQKTGLTIVKEDANNPNNPRKFDRFKGRVMFPIHSLSGRVLGFGGRILTNDKKAAKYLNSPESEIYHKSKVLYGIYYAKQAIAKEDNCYLVEGYTDVIQFHQRGIHNVVSSSGTALTSEQIRLINRLTKNITVLFDGDAAGLRASLRGIDLILEQGMNVKICTFPEGEDPDSFSKNNELEEVEHYLKENAKDFIQFKASLLVKEASDDPIKRADTVRDIVNSIAKIPDRIKKEIYIQECAQIMNISEAVLFNTLAQVGKKDVADAKKQEREEQKAFNIVRNETVQEKVDVQFVLEQKIIELLLVYGDRKEEFEDLILKENEAGDLILEPESLEVKVYEKVYLDLQEDEIELANPQFRVIYYQLIEALNQTEEFTINTFIAGLEQDAANDISSILMEEERYTLHAWERKDIYPKPKEKSVSQLVSETILTLRCFLIKKRMESLQSETEDVAKDHRETLEEIMNYIQLNKLLNKKLNRVLS, from the coding sequence TTGATTGCTAAAACTACCGTAGACCAAGTTTATGAAACCGCCCGATTAGAGGAGGTCATCGGTGATTTTGTACAGTTAAAAAAATCGGGTTCAAATTTCAAGGGACTTAGTCCATTTTCAGATGAGCGCACACCAAGTTTTATGGTATCGCCGGTAAAACAGATTTGGAAAGATTTTAGTAGCGGTAAAGGAGGTAATGTGGTAGCATTTTTAATGGAGCACGAGCACTTTACCTATCCCGAGGCCATCAAATATCTGGCTAAAAAGTACAATATTGAAATAGAGGAAACCGAGCAGTCAGATGAACAAAAAGAGCAGGCCAACGAGCGCGAAAGCATGTATTTGGTCTCAGAGTTTGCCCAGCAACATTTTAAGCAAATGTTATGGGATACGGAACTGGGCAAAGCAATTGGCTTAAGCTATTTTAAGGAACGCGGATTTACGGAGGAGACTATTAGAAAGTTTGAGTTGGGGTACTGCTTGGACCAATGGGACGGTTTTACGACCGCGGCATTGGACAAGGGCTATCAACTGGATTATCTTCAGAAAACGGGGCTTACCATCGTAAAGGAAGATGCGAACAACCCGAACAACCCTAGAAAGTTCGATCGTTTTAAGGGGAGGGTCATGTTCCCTATTCACTCGCTTAGTGGACGGGTCTTGGGCTTTGGAGGTAGAATATTGACCAATGATAAGAAGGCTGCAAAGTACCTTAATTCTCCCGAGAGTGAAATTTACCATAAGAGCAAGGTGTTGTACGGCATTTATTATGCCAAGCAGGCCATAGCAAAAGAGGACAATTGTTATTTGGTAGAAGGATATACCGATGTTATTCAATTTCACCAAAGGGGCATTCATAACGTCGTATCTTCGAGTGGTACGGCCCTGACTTCGGAACAAATACGCCTCATAAACCGGCTTACTAAAAATATTACCGTTCTGTTCGATGGTGATGCGGCCGGATTAAGGGCTTCCTTACGAGGGATAGACCTTATTTTGGAACAGGGGATGAACGTTAAAATATGCACGTTTCCAGAGGGTGAGGACCCGGACAGTTTTTCTAAGAACAACGAACTGGAAGAGGTGGAGCATTATCTTAAGGAAAATGCGAAAGATTTTATTCAGTTCAAAGCTTCGCTGTTGGTCAAGGAGGCATCGGATGACCCTATCAAAAGGGCGGATACGGTCAGGGATATCGTCAACAGTATCGCTAAAATTCCGGACCGTATAAAAAAGGAAATCTACATCCAGGAATGTGCCCAAATTATGAATATTTCCGAAGCGGTCTTGTTCAATACCTTGGCGCAGGTAGGTAAAAAGGATGTTGCCGATGCCAAAAAACAAGAACGCGAGGAACAAAAGGCCTTTAACATTGTACGTAATGAAACGGTTCAAGAAAAGGTAGATGTACAGTTTGTTCTAGAGCAAAAAATAATAGAGCTCCTGTTGGTCTATGGGGACCGTAAAGAGGAGTTTGAAGACCTCATCTTAAAGGAAAACGAGGCGGGTGATCTAATATTGGAGCCAGAATCCTTAGAGGTCAAGGTCTATGAAAAAGTTTATTTGGATTTACAAGAGGATGAAATAGAATTGGCGAATCCGCAGTTTAGGGTTATCTATTATCAACTTATTGAAGCTTTGAATCAAACGGAAGAATTCACTATCAATACTTTTATCGCGGGACTGGAACAGGACGCCGCAAACGATATTTCTTCCATCTTAATGGAGGAGGAGCGTTACACTTTACATGCGTGGGAACGAAAGGATATTTACCCGAAGCCCAAGGAAAAGAGTGTATCCCAATTGGTAAGCGAAACAATTTTGACCCTGCGTTGTTTCCTGATCAAAAAACGAATGGAATCATTACAAAGTGAAACCGAGGATGTGGCTAAAGACCATAGGGAAACATTGGAGGAAATTATGAACTACATACAGCTCAATAAGCTTCTGAATAAAAAATTGAATAGGGTGCTATCGTAA
- a CDS encoding aromatic ring-hydroxylating oxygenase subunit alpha — MKKFRITKDIKNAETLPASFYRSTEVFELLKEKVFLNSWHWIGDMATIVPLSQTVYPLVLHEKFLDEPVLVIRDKDDVLHCVSNVCTHRGNLIVHHPGKQTALTCMYHGRRFHMNGNFKAMPEFEEAEDFPRACDDLHKFSIKTWLNHLFISLKPNYKFKEITKVLDERVGFLPVHNFKFDPTLSKDYIVNCHWALYCDNYLEGFHIPFVHADLNAALDYGSYTTEIFDYATLQIGYSGGGEEVFDLPEGHPDHGKSVAAYYYWVFPNMMFNFYPWGLSVNIVNPIANDKTKVQFLTYVYDETKLNAGAGALLDKVEREDEFVVEGVHKGLKSRFYSSGRFSPTQEKGVHHFHSLLAEHLNM, encoded by the coding sequence ATGAAAAAATTCAGAATAACAAAGGACATAAAAAATGCGGAAACCCTTCCTGCAAGTTTTTACCGCTCTACGGAGGTTTTTGAACTGTTAAAGGAAAAAGTCTTTTTAAACAGTTGGCATTGGATAGGCGATATGGCCACGATAGTTCCTTTATCCCAAACGGTGTACCCATTGGTGTTACACGAAAAATTCTTGGATGAACCGGTTTTGGTAATTCGAGATAAGGATGATGTGCTGCACTGTGTGAGCAATGTTTGCACACATCGGGGCAACTTGATAGTGCATCATCCGGGTAAGCAAACTGCCCTTACCTGTATGTATCACGGTAGGCGTTTTCACATGAACGGCAACTTTAAGGCCATGCCGGAATTTGAAGAAGCGGAAGATTTCCCCAGAGCATGTGATGATTTGCATAAATTTTCAATTAAAACATGGCTGAATCACCTTTTTATAAGTCTTAAGCCCAACTATAAATTCAAAGAAATTACAAAGGTCCTTGATGAACGCGTAGGTTTTTTACCCGTCCACAACTTTAAATTTGACCCAACCTTAAGCAAAGATTACATTGTTAATTGCCATTGGGCGCTCTATTGTGATAATTATTTGGAAGGTTTTCACATCCCTTTTGTTCATGCGGACTTAAACGCTGCATTGGATTATGGTAGTTATACCACAGAAATTTTCGACTATGCAACCCTGCAAATAGGCTATTCCGGTGGTGGTGAGGAAGTCTTTGATCTTCCCGAAGGGCATCCAGATCATGGAAAATCTGTCGCCGCCTACTACTATTGGGTTTTTCCGAATATGATGTTCAATTTTTACCCGTGGGGATTATCCGTTAATATCGTAAACCCCATTGCGAATGATAAAACTAAGGTTCAGTTCTTAACCTACGTCTATGACGAAACAAAATTGAATGCCGGTGCGGGGGCTCTTTTGGACAAGGTAGAACGTGAGGATGAGTTTGTCGTAGAAGGTGTTCATAAGGGTTTAAAATCCCGATTCTACTCGAGTGGAAGATTTTCACCTACTCAAGAAAAAGGAGTACATCATTTTCATTCCCTGCTCGCTGAACATCTAAACATGTAA
- a CDS encoding response regulator transcription factor, producing MIKVLIADNHPIIRMGVRNVLESAAGFELVDDVATTEELFEKLEKVTPDVVMLEMDIPEINGIAALRKIKKEYPDVKVLMYSGQSEDVYALSAIRAGAFGYLSKSSDIDYIIAAVRKVSEGSMFITNELAQRLAFDEGTKKPRRFFRKLSTREVEVLKLLASGKRNKEVAQGLNLNEKTVSTYKARLMKKLNVDNMVDLLQQAKALELY from the coding sequence ATGATCAAAGTTTTAATCGCGGACAATCATCCCATCATAAGAATGGGAGTACGAAACGTTCTTGAATCCGCAGCTGGTTTTGAATTAGTAGACGACGTAGCTACTACTGAAGAACTTTTTGAAAAACTGGAAAAAGTTACCCCCGATGTTGTCATGTTAGAGATGGATATTCCGGAAATTAATGGAATAGCAGCGCTACGAAAAATCAAAAAAGAATACCCTGATGTAAAGGTTCTTATGTACAGCGGACAATCTGAGGATGTCTATGCTTTAAGTGCTATCAGAGCAGGTGCTTTTGGATACCTATCCAAATCTTCTGACATTGATTACATCATTGCGGCGGTAAGAAAAGTCAGTGAAGGTAGTATGTTCATCACCAACGAGCTAGCGCAGCGGTTAGCATTTGATGAAGGAACTAAGAAACCAAGGAGGTTCTTCCGTAAATTATCCACTAGAGAAGTTGAAGTTTTAAAACTTTTGGCTAGCGGAAAACGTAACAAGGAAGTAGCTCAAGGGCTCAACCTTAATGAAAAAACAGTAAGTACCTATAAGGCACGTTTAATGAAAAAGTTAAACGTTGACAATATGGTAGATTTACTACAACAAGCAAAAGCGCTAGAATTGTACTAA
- a CDS encoding amino acid permease → MTKKIGFWPSVALVTGNMIGAGVFLLPATMAAYRGIGIIGWIIASLGALSLALIFGKLSKLYPKANGGPYAYSRIGLGDFAGFLVAWGYWISIWCTNAAIAVALVGYLGAFLPNITAHPLLASLTGLFFIWFFTWINSKNIKTIGAVQVLTTVLKIIPIAFLILVGIFYVDFSMAFVFPFTTGSILPDITAVTTLTFFAFLGMESATVPSNAISSPEKTIQKATLFGTLLTTVLYLLSFIVIIGIIPPETLANSNAPFADAAFRIWGTTGKYLVAFGAIVSTMGALNGWILLQGQIPASAARDNLFPKMFKKLNKNKAPIRGIIFSSFLATILMVCNYSKTLVEAFSYMMKLSTLTVLLPYLFSIASFALAVKRADKKSLFLAVLAFLFSLWIVIGCGAEIVFLGFLLLLLGVPAYVYLKKRP, encoded by the coding sequence TTGACGAAAAAAATTGGATTTTGGCCCTCTGTGGCACTTGTAACAGGAAACATGATAGGTGCCGGAGTCTTTCTACTGCCCGCTACCATGGCCGCTTATCGAGGTATCGGTATTATTGGTTGGATAATCGCATCTTTGGGCGCTTTATCCCTTGCACTGATCTTTGGCAAACTCAGTAAACTATATCCGAAGGCAAACGGTGGACCCTACGCCTATTCGCGCATAGGACTAGGCGATTTTGCCGGATTTTTAGTGGCCTGGGGTTATTGGATTTCCATATGGTGTACCAATGCGGCAATAGCAGTGGCCCTAGTGGGTTATTTGGGTGCTTTCTTACCCAATATAACGGCGCATCCGCTTTTAGCCAGTTTAACGGGTTTATTCTTTATTTGGTTCTTTACATGGATAAATTCAAAGAACATAAAGACCATAGGAGCCGTTCAAGTGCTGACCACCGTTCTTAAAATTATACCTATAGCCTTTTTGATTCTCGTAGGAATCTTTTATGTGGATTTTTCAATGGCGTTCGTTTTTCCTTTTACAACGGGTTCCATATTACCTGACATCACCGCTGTGACCACGTTGACATTTTTCGCATTTTTGGGTATGGAAAGTGCTACGGTTCCTAGCAATGCCATAAGTTCACCAGAAAAGACCATCCAAAAAGCAACACTTTTCGGTACACTTCTAACAACGGTTCTTTACCTGCTGAGCTTTATTGTCATCATCGGTATTATTCCTCCAGAGACCTTAGCGAATTCCAATGCCCCTTTTGCAGATGCAGCCTTTAGAATTTGGGGGACAACAGGTAAATACCTTGTAGCTTTTGGTGCCATCGTATCGACCATGGGTGCCTTGAACGGCTGGATTTTACTGCAAGGGCAAATACCTGCCTCCGCCGCAAGAGATAACCTATTCCCAAAAATGTTTAAAAAACTTAATAAGAACAAAGCTCCAATACGCGGAATTATCTTCTCAAGTTTCTTGGCGACCATTTTAATGGTTTGCAACTACTCCAAGACTTTGGTGGAGGCATTTTCCTATATGATGAAATTATCTACCCTGACCGTACTCTTACCCTATTTGTTCTCAATTGCAAGTTTTGCCTTGGCGGTGAAACGTGCGGACAAAAAATCCTTATTTTTAGCGGTATTGGCCTTTCTATTTTCCCTATGGATCGTTATTGGTTGCGGGGCTGAAATTGTTTTTCTGGGTTTTTTACTATTACTTTTAGGAGTGCCAGCATATGTTTACCTAAAGAAGCGACCATGA
- the gldC gene encoding gliding motility protein GldC, with the protein MADLHVSEITLRVGLDDNRVPEKLSWSAQDGGIDNEEAKAMLLSVWDSKNQESLKIDLWTKDMPVDEMKTFFHQTLVSLTDTFMKATQDEKMTATMKDFCDYFAEKLELGK; encoded by the coding sequence ATGGCAGATTTACATGTATCGGAAATAACATTGCGCGTAGGATTAGATGATAACCGGGTACCGGAGAAATTATCTTGGTCCGCACAAGATGGTGGTATTGATAATGAGGAAGCAAAGGCGATGTTACTCTCCGTTTGGGATAGTAAGAACCAAGAATCGCTTAAAATAGATTTATGGACCAAGGATATGCCCGTGGATGAAATGAAAACTTTTTTTCATCAGACCTTGGTTTCTTTGACCGATACTTTTATGAAGGCCACGCAAGACGAAAAGATGACCGCCACCATGAAGGATTTCTGTGATTATTTTGCCGAGAAGCTAGAATTGGGCAAGTAA
- the gldB gene encoding gliding motility lipoprotein GldB, translated as MKKLIFSGLLVSVLLFSCNDGDKVAAEVAKIPLDLKITRFDREFAAATPESLPELRSTYPYFFPAPDSVWIAKMQDSLQIELLQQVGNTFNSFEDERAALEQLFKHVKYYFPEQPTPHIITVTNDVDYNNRIILADTLLLIGLDNYLGPAHKYYGGFQRYIAKSLDRAYLASDIVSSFAKKVVPRPRDRTFLARMIYFGKELYLKDKLLPNADDTVKIGYTEEELNWAIANEEPIWRNFIEQEHLYSTENGLNPRFLDQAPFSKFGLELDNESPGRLGRYIGWQIVRAFMENNDIELKQLLAMPAEELFKKSNYKPRN; from the coding sequence ATGAAAAAACTCATTTTTAGCGGATTGTTAGTTTCAGTACTTCTTTTTTCCTGTAATGATGGCGATAAAGTTGCTGCTGAGGTAGCCAAGATTCCATTGGACCTGAAGATTACAAGATTTGATCGGGAGTTTGCGGCCGCAACCCCGGAAAGTTTGCCAGAACTCAGAAGTACCTATCCCTATTTTTTTCCCGCTCCAGATAGTGTCTGGATTGCCAAAATGCAAGATTCACTACAAATAGAGCTTTTGCAACAAGTAGGGAACACCTTTAACAGTTTTGAAGATGAAAGGGCGGCACTGGAGCAATTGTTCAAACATGTAAAATACTATTTCCCAGAACAGCCCACCCCACATATAATTACCGTTACCAACGATGTAGACTACAACAACAGGATAATCCTAGCGGATACCTTGTTGCTCATAGGTTTGGACAACTATCTAGGGCCAGCGCATAAATACTACGGCGGTTTTCAGCGCTATATTGCTAAAAGTCTTGATAGGGCCTATTTGGCCAGTGATATCGTAAGTTCGTTTGCCAAGAAAGTGGTGCCGCGGCCAAGGGACAGAACCTTTTTGGCGCGAATGATTTATTTTGGGAAAGAGCTATACCTAAAGGATAAGTTGCTCCCAAATGCGGACGATACCGTAAAAATTGGGTATACGGAAGAGGAACTTAACTGGGCCATAGCCAATGAGGAGCCTATTTGGAGGAACTTTATTGAGCAAGAGCATCTGTACAGCACGGAAAATGGTTTAAATCCAAGGTTTTTGGACCAAGCGCCTTTTTCAAAATTTGGATTGGAACTGGATAATGAATCCCCGGGCAGGCTAGGTCGTTACATAGGATGGCAAATTGTGAGGGCTTTTATGGAAAACAATGACATAGAACTCAAACAACTATTGGCGATGCCAGCGGAGGAACTATTCAAAAAATCGAACTACAAACCAAGAAATTAG